The following are encoded together in the Mesoterricola sediminis genome:
- a CDS encoding efflux RND transporter periplasmic adaptor subunit: MARLRTWIITGAGAVGLAGSLGWMGLRSSSATPEYSVEAARVQDLRDSVAANGEVQARTKVNVGVQVTAAIREIHVKDGQWVKAGDLLVTLDQERYRQALNQAEMGLRMSRKDLEIAQATWTKQEQTFRRNETLHGQGLVSAEEFQQVKLARDTAATSLERARVAVQQSEAQVAIAQDDLSKTVIRASMSGQVTGLKAEKGETAIAGTTNLAGAVLMVISDLSEMMGEVRVGELEVVKVKEGQPAEITVDALPGSLFRGKVMTVATGTDRPANASSTSQETQTYKVRVLIEGTPEALGALKPGMSARIAVLTSEHKGVLTVPLAAIQDREVKGRGLGLLAGSRSVVYVAKDGKVQEREIQTGLSTRRAAEVLSGVKAGELVVTGPTKLLTGLTDGAAVKLQKGQP, encoded by the coding sequence ATGGCAAGGCTGCGCACATGGATCATCACCGGCGCCGGAGCCGTGGGGCTCGCGGGCTCCCTGGGATGGATGGGGCTGCGGTCGTCATCCGCGACGCCCGAATATTCGGTGGAGGCGGCCAGGGTCCAGGATCTCCGGGACAGCGTGGCCGCGAACGGCGAGGTGCAGGCCCGCACCAAGGTGAACGTGGGCGTGCAGGTGACGGCGGCCATCCGCGAGATCCACGTGAAGGACGGCCAGTGGGTGAAGGCCGGCGACCTGCTCGTGACGCTGGACCAGGAGCGCTACCGCCAGGCCCTGAACCAGGCGGAGATGGGCCTGCGCATGTCCCGCAAGGACCTGGAGATCGCCCAGGCGACCTGGACCAAGCAGGAGCAGACCTTCCGCCGCAACGAGACCCTCCATGGCCAGGGCCTGGTCTCCGCCGAGGAGTTCCAGCAGGTGAAGCTGGCCCGGGACACGGCCGCGACCTCGCTGGAGCGGGCGCGGGTGGCGGTGCAGCAGTCCGAGGCCCAGGTGGCGATCGCCCAGGACGATCTCAGCAAGACCGTCATCCGGGCCTCCATGTCGGGCCAGGTCACGGGCCTCAAGGCCGAGAAGGGGGAGACCGCCATCGCGGGCACGACGAACCTCGCGGGCGCCGTCCTGATGGTCATCTCCGACCTGTCCGAGATGATGGGCGAGGTGCGGGTGGGCGAGCTGGAGGTGGTGAAGGTCAAGGAAGGGCAGCCCGCCGAGATCACCGTGGACGCCCTGCCGGGCAGCCTCTTCCGGGGGAAGGTCATGACGGTGGCCACCGGCACGGACCGGCCCGCGAACGCCAGTTCCACGTCGCAGGAGACCCAGACCTACAAGGTGCGCGTCCTCATCGAGGGGACCCCCGAGGCGCTGGGGGCCCTCAAGCCGGGCATGAGCGCGCGCATCGCCGTGCTCACCTCCGAGCACAAGGGGGTGCTCACGGTGCCCCTGGCCGCCATCCAGGACCGCGAGGTGAAGGGCCGGGGCCTTGGCCTCCTCGCCGGCTCCCGCAGCGTCGTCTACGTCGCGAAGGACGGCAAGGTCCAGGAGCGGGAGATCCAGACGGGCCTGTCCACCCGCCGGGCGGCGGAGGTTCTTTCCGGCGTCAAGGCCGGCGAACTCGTCGTCACCGGGCCGACCAAGCTCCTCACGGGCCTCACGGACGGGGCCGCCGTGAAGCTGCAGAAGGGCCAGCCGTGA
- a CDS encoding phage tail protein encodes MAGTFTWTPDQGPQAPHRPRGFSVSFGDGYVQDTGDGLNIDLPEWSVAFTNRSTAEFDAIKAFLGGLAYGERFTWTPPRGSAGLYKCTEWDETPYTNGITTHTITAKFKKVVA; translated from the coding sequence ATGGCTGGCACGTTTACGTGGACCCCCGACCAGGGCCCGCAGGCTCCGCACAGGCCCCGGGGTTTCAGCGTCAGTTTTGGCGACGGCTACGTGCAGGACACCGGGGATGGGCTCAACATCGACCTTCCCGAGTGGTCTGTCGCGTTCACCAACCGCTCCACCGCCGAGTTCGACGCCATCAAGGCGTTCCTGGGCGGCCTGGCCTACGGCGAGCGGTTCACCTGGACGCCGCCCCGGGGCTCCGCCGGCCTCTACAAGTGCACGGAGTGGGATGAGACGCCCTACACCAACGGGATCACGACGCACACGATCACGGCCAAGTTCAAGAAGGTGGTGGCATGA
- the gpJ gene encoding TipJ family phage tail tip protein encodes MTRNINWVDGGGDTDPKRPTSLGIQTVQQAKLLFALSCGAILGPVHGQCGLMTGTPNVAVDGTAKTFTRDAGSFLTDGFAVGQSFQSWGFSNAANNGFFTITSVSATVLTCSGATLVTEGSGSNRHIGPSGLRDIYLNDVPIQNSDGTFNFSGINVSMTKGTLTQTPINGFSDTESVTVSGAQILNSTPQPVYIPNVAATAVRLNISLPALYQQSSYDGSMSGDTVNLKVEVSNNGASYVDASAKIGADVLKITGGPTTGAVVRSIRLNLTQFGSGPWSVRVSRVTADNNTTYRENRTYLQSYSAITEQQLRYPGTALLAITVDAKRFSSMPKVSVRSYGRKVLVPANYTPATRNPDTGVWTPAVYATTGTGTSGGSWDGTFKEAWTSNPAWIFMDMATSKVYGAGTYLSQSGVDKWGLYTLAMYCDGMVSDGFGGTEPRFAFNGYIQSQEEAFHMLAHIISCARAQLYYGKGKVMPVQDVDDTPVHLFTPSNVVGGKFSYSGTARKARHTVAQVTWNDPAQLWKAVPEQVQADSSYISRYGVQVTSYTAVGCTSKGQARRSGRYTLLSELNETEAVTFSTGIEGTYVKPGKIILIQDPARLRFRMGGRIDSATSSTVTLDGQVTLQSGQTYTLWVQLPDGSLVSKTVTTAAGTVSALTISGTFATIPSAKAQWLLSSTAQPASRWRVISVREVQDQTIEITALANYQAKYALADITDSLVAAPVATSNLGAPSGLVLTHTTQTQSDRLAYSLSASWTAPTGTPNGYIAQYRKDTGAWIDMTVAGCGASAQDLLVGVYDVRVAAQYQDGVSDWVVGAGHTISNAGGSPAEIAQGGVDQINSVNYLVNLDKITLVQDWKAELQTQTQLDSQASTLGVSATAYDAAVAALSSGLISAGAPSNWATLWPDGTTWAKTGIMTSLQGWWQNIVSARTALMTAITAKVNTTATASGATATWGSISGGAAQAAPSGGWAGASNFTGAINGVSLSLTSPSPYVLWVNADATVTGTLFSVNSGGSFRFGVNNNGAVTANGGGSFGGIVSSPGFCAAGAVVTAGANACWFDAAGGGRIATVGPNSSTFNGWGIDQYTSDLSGYRRVFDITAAGVGYLNGSLILTLGNVGSNSATLQAAVASAMAPKVGTYAQMIAYSVPAGTTPFWYATDATAPDGLLGRLYQWNGSTWVDQGNPNAVIGRITAGIISAGAVGAQALAADIALIGQVIRSTGYTAGTSSVPPSGFKLSGSAFTVTYLDGTTDSVIADFGGNVSIAGMKAAVVANRIRGNTYTQSGTGTLDVPIPEGITSVELTLQAAGGNGGSSYGAGGNGGQYIRKTITVKPHNTYRITVGAVGSNSTFSWLSFDSTSGFTTDSGFATITATCGANGAGSSSGVNGTDSPNCVQQPEYGWVVTGGTGGDSGVYSGVAKAGNGGACGLQAGGAGPTATAVKTNSGGGGGASAMAPGGAGALTGANGTAGTLGSGGGGGATGGAGGPGFGRAKW; translated from the coding sequence ATGACGCGGAACATCAACTGGGTGGACGGCGGCGGAGATACCGACCCCAAACGGCCAACATCCCTCGGCATCCAGACGGTGCAGCAGGCCAAACTCCTGTTCGCGCTGTCCTGCGGGGCCATCCTGGGGCCCGTCCATGGCCAATGCGGGCTCATGACCGGCACGCCCAACGTCGCCGTGGACGGGACCGCCAAGACGTTCACGCGGGACGCCGGATCGTTCCTTACGGACGGCTTCGCGGTGGGCCAGAGCTTCCAGAGTTGGGGCTTCTCCAACGCGGCAAACAACGGGTTCTTCACCATCACCTCGGTATCGGCCACCGTCCTGACGTGCTCCGGGGCCACCCTCGTGACCGAGGGCAGCGGCTCGAATCGCCACATCGGACCCTCCGGGCTCCGGGACATCTACCTCAACGACGTCCCGATCCAGAACAGCGACGGAACCTTTAACTTCTCCGGCATCAACGTCTCGATGACGAAGGGGACGCTGACCCAGACCCCGATCAACGGGTTCTCGGACACGGAATCCGTCACCGTTTCTGGGGCGCAGATCCTCAACTCCACACCCCAGCCTGTGTATATTCCCAATGTTGCGGCTACCGCTGTCCGGCTCAACATCAGTCTCCCCGCGCTCTACCAGCAGTCCTCCTACGACGGCTCCATGAGCGGGGATACCGTCAACCTCAAGGTGGAGGTGAGCAACAACGGGGCATCGTACGTGGACGCCTCTGCCAAGATCGGGGCGGACGTGCTCAAAATCACCGGGGGCCCGACCACGGGCGCTGTCGTGCGCTCGATCCGGCTCAACCTGACCCAGTTCGGCTCCGGCCCCTGGAGCGTGCGCGTCTCGCGCGTCACCGCCGACAACAACACGACCTACCGGGAAAACCGGACCTACCTCCAGAGCTACAGCGCCATCACGGAACAGCAGCTCCGCTACCCAGGGACCGCGCTCCTGGCGATCACAGTGGACGCCAAGCGCTTCTCCAGCATGCCCAAGGTGAGCGTCCGGTCCTATGGCCGGAAGGTCTTGGTTCCCGCGAACTACACGCCGGCCACGCGCAATCCGGACACCGGGGTCTGGACCCCTGCGGTCTACGCCACGACGGGCACCGGCACCTCCGGAGGGTCCTGGGACGGCACGTTCAAGGAGGCGTGGACCTCGAATCCCGCCTGGATTTTCATGGACATGGCCACGAGCAAGGTCTACGGCGCGGGGACCTACCTGTCCCAGAGCGGGGTGGACAAGTGGGGCCTGTACACGCTGGCGATGTACTGCGACGGCATGGTCTCCGATGGGTTCGGAGGGACCGAGCCGCGGTTCGCCTTCAACGGCTACATCCAGTCCCAGGAAGAAGCATTCCACATGCTCGCGCACATCATCTCGTGCGCTCGTGCCCAGCTCTACTACGGCAAGGGCAAGGTCATGCCCGTCCAGGATGTGGACGATACGCCGGTCCACCTGTTCACGCCCTCGAACGTGGTGGGCGGGAAATTCTCCTACAGCGGCACCGCCCGGAAGGCGCGGCACACCGTCGCCCAGGTCACCTGGAACGACCCCGCGCAGCTCTGGAAAGCCGTTCCGGAGCAGGTCCAGGCCGATTCCAGCTACATCTCCCGGTATGGGGTCCAGGTCACGAGCTACACCGCCGTGGGCTGCACCTCCAAGGGCCAGGCCAGAAGGTCGGGGCGCTACACCCTACTCAGCGAACTCAACGAGACCGAGGCCGTGACGTTCTCCACGGGCATTGAGGGGACCTACGTCAAACCCGGAAAGATCATTCTGATCCAGGACCCTGCCCGGTTGAGGTTCCGCATGGGCGGGCGCATCGACTCCGCGACGTCCAGCACCGTCACCCTGGACGGGCAGGTCACCCTCCAGAGCGGCCAGACCTACACGCTCTGGGTGCAGCTACCCGATGGCTCCCTGGTCTCCAAGACCGTCACCACGGCGGCTGGGACCGTCTCCGCCCTCACGATCAGCGGGACATTCGCCACGATCCCGAGCGCCAAGGCCCAGTGGCTCCTGTCCTCCACCGCTCAGCCCGCCTCGCGCTGGCGCGTCATCTCCGTCCGGGAGGTGCAGGACCAGACCATCGAAATCACGGCCCTTGCCAACTATCAGGCCAAGTACGCCCTTGCGGACATCACGGATTCCCTGGTCGCCGCGCCTGTCGCAACCTCCAACCTGGGGGCTCCGTCCGGCCTCGTCCTGACCCACACCACACAGACCCAATCCGACCGTCTGGCCTACTCCCTGTCGGCCTCCTGGACCGCTCCGACCGGAACGCCCAACGGCTACATCGCCCAGTACCGCAAGGACACCGGGGCCTGGATCGACATGACCGTCGCAGGCTGCGGGGCCTCCGCGCAGGACCTCCTGGTCGGGGTCTACGACGTCCGGGTCGCCGCCCAGTATCAGGACGGCGTTTCCGACTGGGTGGTCGGGGCAGGGCACACGATCAGCAACGCCGGAGGCAGCCCCGCCGAAATCGCCCAGGGCGGCGTGGACCAGATCAACAGCGTCAACTACCTCGTGAACCTCGACAAGATCACGCTGGTCCAGGACTGGAAAGCGGAGCTCCAGACCCAGACCCAGCTAGACTCACAGGCCTCCACCCTGGGCGTTTCGGCCACGGCCTACGATGCCGCGGTCGCCGCGCTCTCGTCCGGGCTCATCTCCGCCGGGGCCCCGAGCAACTGGGCCACCCTCTGGCCCGATGGCACGACCTGGGCCAAGACCGGAATCATGACCAGCCTCCAGGGCTGGTGGCAGAACATCGTCTCGGCCCGCACGGCGCTCATGACCGCCATCACCGCCAAAGTGAACACCACGGCCACGGCCAGCGGGGCTACGGCGACGTGGGGGAGCATCAGCGGCGGGGCGGCGCAGGCGGCTCCGAGCGGAGGGTGGGCTGGGGCCTCCAATTTCACGGGGGCCATCAACGGCGTATCGCTCTCCCTCACCTCCCCGAGCCCGTATGTCCTGTGGGTCAATGCCGATGCCACGGTTACCGGGACCCTGTTCTCCGTCAATTCCGGCGGATCCTTTCGGTTCGGGGTTAACAACAACGGGGCGGTCACTGCCAATGGGGGCGGTTCCTTCGGGGGAATCGTTTCAAGCCCTGGATTCTGTGCCGCCGGAGCCGTTGTCACTGCTGGGGCCAACGCCTGCTGGTTTGATGCCGCAGGAGGAGGGCGGATCGCGACCGTCGGTCCGAACTCGTCTACCTTCAATGGCTGGGGCATCGACCAGTACACCTCCGACCTCAGCGGATACCGGAGAGTCTTCGACATCACAGCCGCTGGGGTGGGCTACCTCAACGGCTCCCTGATCCTCACCCTCGGCAACGTGGGGTCCAACTCCGCCACCCTCCAGGCTGCTGTGGCCTCTGCAATGGCGCCCAAGGTGGGGACCTACGCCCAGATGATCGCCTACAGCGTGCCGGCAGGCACCACGCCCTTCTGGTATGCCACGGACGCGACCGCTCCGGACGGGCTCCTGGGCAGGCTGTACCAGTGGAACGGCTCGACCTGGGTTGACCAGGGCAATCCCAACGCCGTCATCGGGCGCATCACCGCCGGCATCATCTCGGCTGGAGCCGTAGGCGCCCAGGCCCTCGCGGCGGACATCGCCCTCATCGGGCAGGTCATCCGATCCACAGGCTACACGGCGGGGACCTCCAGCGTCCCTCCCAGTGGGTTCAAGCTGAGCGGGTCTGCGTTCACGGTCACCTACCTGGACGGGACCACGGATAGCGTCATCGCGGATTTCGGGGGCAACGTCTCGATCGCCGGCATGAAAGCGGCGGTGGTGGCGAACCGGATCCGGGGCAACACCTACACCCAGAGCGGGACGGGCACCCTCGACGTGCCGATCCCCGAGGGCATCACGAGCGTCGAACTGACCCTCCAGGCGGCTGGCGGCAACGGTGGCAGCTCCTACGGGGCTGGCGGGAACGGGGGCCAGTACATCCGCAAGACCATCACCGTGAAGCCCCACAACACCTACCGGATCACGGTGGGCGCGGTGGGGTCCAACAGCACGTTCTCGTGGCTCTCGTTCGACAGCACGAGCGGGTTCACCACGGACTCTGGTTTCGCGACGATCACCGCGACGTGCGGCGCGAACGGGGCAGGGTCCAGCTCTGGCGTAAACGGCACGGACTCTCCCAACTGCGTCCAGCAACCCGAATACGGCTGGGTGGTGACCGGTGGGACCGGCGGCGACAGCGGCGTCTACAGCGGCGTGGCCAAAGCCGGGAACGGCGGGGCCTGCGGGCTCCAGGCGGGCGGGGCTGGCCCCACCGCGACGGCGGTCAAGACCAATTCCGGCGGAGGTGGAGGCGCTTCTGCGATGGCTCCGGGCGGGGCAGGGGCGCTTACCGGAGCGAATGGAACGGCTGGGACCCTGGGTTCCGGCGGAGGTGGCGGGGCTACCGGTGGCGCGGGTGGCCCTGGGTTCGGACGCGCCAAGTGGTGA
- a CDS encoding ribbon-helix-helix protein, CopG family, whose translation MRVPLDLLERLEAIAAERGISRHQAIREAIAEWVEKRDAKGEEDARDQD comes from the coding sequence GTGCGCGTGCCCCTGGATCTCCTCGAACGTCTGGAAGCGATCGCGGCGGAGAGGGGGATCAGCCGGCATCAGGCCATCCGTGAGGCGATCGCGGAATGGGTCGAGAAGCGGGATGCGAAGGGCGAAGAAGATGCCCGGGACCAGGATTGA
- a CDS encoding phage tail tape measure protein, translating to MTDLATLSIKVDSSDVPRASRELDSLSTAGEFASKAIATLGAGFAALKVIEVTKETALLAARFETMGVVMRVAGLNAGYSAVQMQALESTLQKTGISMLESRNALTSLATAHIDLGKAAQLARAAQDLAVVGGINSSEAMARVVQGIKSGETEVLRTIGLNVQFEDSYKKLAQSLGKNVKDLTDQEKTQARVNVVLKQAAAYQGIYEASMTTAGKQLKSMERYLEDLKVKAGEVFGPALTGLVSSSTTGIQRLSAAISRASQDGSLGKLADTLGALAGSGIGAIGGTLSFIVNNLELLEKALIAVAIASAYAWGPRGLAMLSNIAGPLLSNLVGVVSAVQNFTASATLASTASAAWGGTLAFLSNPITAIIAGVTALTGAFLLYDTIVHGSMADVEAQSKRMEEHNQRQKGWLSLREDALRVEKQLAALRSDGGKEGPATRENSIQALVKKALPDGGSAEDMASARLYAEKYIDASEALKKYQKSMQDKADADRKAADAAKEMREALASENKTIYDQWVLLTMGERAQYFNSIRSQTFSNGERYSEEQIQSLMIQWDANKALKDQIQLEKDLKAAREAAAKEQERRDKALMEEGMRVSDQYLTPEARRAKDIEHLNLLLGAGGLSVDAYNRKMADLNPITGPALEGLANSFDSAATSLGNWAAGMDNASLRFKDMVKSMGADLARLYAQQGFKSLFGFIAGGLSNWIFGGGGMSYDHSVPFSNDLGVGWGGALAGGGATEAGKYYLVGEQGPELFSPGRSGTITPNSALGGQTINSTVIVNIDSNGNANAQTQTSGTGPDLGRLIKSAVIATIQEEMRPRGLLNQGGR from the coding sequence ATGACGGATCTTGCGACCCTCTCGATCAAGGTGGACAGCAGCGACGTTCCGCGCGCGTCCCGTGAACTGGACAGCCTGAGCACGGCTGGTGAGTTCGCGTCCAAGGCCATCGCCACCCTCGGCGCCGGGTTCGCCGCCCTCAAGGTGATCGAGGTCACGAAGGAAACCGCCCTCCTGGCGGCTCGGTTCGAAACGATGGGCGTGGTCATGAGGGTGGCCGGCCTCAACGCCGGCTACAGCGCCGTCCAGATGCAAGCCCTCGAATCGACCCTCCAGAAGACCGGCATCTCCATGCTGGAATCTCGGAACGCCCTCACCTCCCTGGCCACGGCCCACATCGATCTCGGCAAGGCCGCCCAGCTCGCGCGAGCCGCCCAGGACCTCGCCGTCGTGGGCGGGATCAACAGCTCCGAAGCCATGGCCCGCGTGGTGCAGGGCATCAAGAGCGGGGAAACGGAAGTCCTGCGGACCATCGGCCTCAACGTCCAGTTCGAGGACAGCTACAAGAAGTTGGCCCAGAGCCTCGGCAAGAACGTGAAGGACCTCACAGACCAGGAGAAGACCCAGGCCCGGGTCAACGTCGTTCTGAAACAAGCTGCGGCCTACCAGGGGATCTACGAGGCCTCCATGACCACGGCTGGGAAACAGCTCAAGTCCATGGAACGCTACCTCGAAGACCTGAAGGTCAAGGCAGGGGAGGTCTTTGGTCCAGCCCTGACGGGGCTTGTATCTTCGTCCACAACGGGCATCCAGCGCCTCTCCGCGGCCATCTCCAGGGCGAGCCAGGACGGGAGCCTCGGCAAGCTGGCCGACACCCTGGGAGCGCTCGCGGGGAGCGGCATCGGCGCCATCGGCGGCACCCTGTCGTTCATCGTCAACAACCTCGAATTGCTCGAAAAAGCCCTCATCGCCGTCGCCATCGCATCGGCCTACGCGTGGGGGCCCAGGGGCCTGGCGATGCTCAGCAACATCGCAGGTCCGCTCCTGTCCAACCTGGTTGGGGTGGTCTCAGCGGTCCAGAATTTCACCGCCTCCGCGACCCTGGCGTCCACGGCGAGCGCTGCGTGGGGCGGAACGCTGGCGTTCCTGTCCAACCCCATCACCGCCATCATCGCTGGCGTGACGGCCCTCACCGGGGCGTTCCTGCTCTACGACACCATCGTCCATGGCTCCATGGCTGACGTCGAGGCGCAATCGAAGCGGATGGAGGAGCATAACCAGCGCCAGAAGGGCTGGCTGTCCCTCCGGGAAGATGCCCTCCGCGTCGAGAAACAGCTTGCGGCTCTGAGGTCGGACGGGGGCAAGGAAGGCCCTGCCACCCGCGAGAACTCCATCCAGGCCCTCGTCAAGAAGGCCCTCCCCGATGGCGGCAGCGCGGAAGACATGGCCAGCGCGAGGCTCTATGCCGAGAAATACATCGACGCCTCGGAGGCCCTGAAGAAATATCAGAAATCCATGCAAGACAAGGCGGATGCCGACAGGAAGGCTGCGGATGCGGCCAAGGAGATGCGCGAGGCGCTGGCCTCCGAGAACAAGACCATCTACGACCAGTGGGTTCTGCTCACCATGGGCGAGCGGGCCCAGTATTTCAACAGCATCCGGAGCCAGACATTCAGTAATGGGGAGCGGTATTCGGAGGAGCAGATCCAGTCCCTGATGATCCAGTGGGATGCGAACAAGGCGCTCAAGGATCAGATCCAACTGGAAAAGGACCTGAAGGCCGCGCGTGAGGCCGCCGCGAAGGAGCAGGAGCGGCGCGACAAGGCGCTCATGGAAGAAGGGATGCGGGTCTCGGATCAGTACCTCACTCCTGAAGCCCGCCGGGCCAAGGACATCGAGCACCTTAACCTCTTGCTTGGAGCCGGAGGGCTCAGTGTGGATGCCTACAACCGCAAGATGGCGGACCTAAACCCGATCACGGGACCCGCCCTTGAGGGGCTTGCCAACAGCTTCGACAGCGCCGCGACCTCGCTTGGGAACTGGGCAGCGGGCATGGACAATGCTTCGCTCCGGTTCAAGGACATGGTGAAGTCCATGGGCGCCGACCTAGCCCGCCTCTATGCCCAGCAAGGGTTCAAGAGTTTGTTTGGGTTCATTGCCGGTGGGTTATCCAATTGGATTTTCGGTGGCGGCGGGATGTCCTACGACCATTCCGTCCCCTTCTCGAACGATCTGGGCGTCGGGTGGGGCGGCGCTCTGGCCGGTGGCGGTGCGACCGAAGCCGGGAAGTACTACCTGGTTGGCGAGCAGGGCCCGGAGCTGTTCAGCCCTGGCCGGTCCGGCACCATCACCCCCAACAGCGCCTTGGGCGGGCAGACCATCAACAGCACCGTGATCGTGAACATCGACTCAAACGGCAACGCCAACGCGCAGACGCAGACCTCTGGGACCGGACCCGACCTGGGGCGGCTCATCAAGTCCGCCGTGATCGCGACCATCCAGGAGGAAATGCGCCCGCGCGGCCTGCTCAACCAGGGAGGTAGGTGA
- a CDS encoding tail assembly protein, translating into MNEPLTPVILRGPLAAKFGARRMLAVRRPSEAIRALIATVPGFEDYLRTSGLEYAILVRQQPIDPETEMGLPTGTGEIRIVPRVKGSKNGFWKFVSGVAMIVLAAYGYGGQLASSFGASASGAAAFNSFVGAMGLSMAIGGIAQMLTGSPNKTYGSEGSNSSLFSSGQNTVAQGVSLPVLCGEFYCTPPLVSEAIDTEAYSATVFNGSYDGNGTWLGDGDTTPWGASLTAK; encoded by the coding sequence ATGAACGAGCCCCTGACTCCCGTCATCCTGCGCGGCCCCCTGGCGGCGAAGTTCGGGGCGCGGCGAATGCTGGCCGTCCGCCGGCCCTCCGAGGCCATCAGGGCGCTCATCGCCACTGTCCCGGGGTTCGAGGACTACCTGCGGACCTCGGGCCTGGAATACGCCATTCTCGTGCGGCAACAGCCCATCGACCCCGAGACGGAGATGGGTCTGCCCACGGGCACGGGCGAGATCCGCATCGTACCTCGGGTGAAGGGCAGCAAGAACGGATTCTGGAAGTTCGTTTCCGGTGTCGCCATGATCGTCCTCGCCGCCTATGGGTACGGTGGCCAGCTCGCCTCCAGCTTCGGCGCGTCCGCTTCTGGCGCAGCCGCGTTCAACTCCTTCGTCGGGGCGATGGGCTTGTCGATGGCCATTGGCGGGATCGCCCAGATGCTGACGGGCTCTCCCAACAAGACCTATGGCTCGGAGGGGAGCAATTCCAGCCTATTCAGTTCCGGACAGAACACGGTCGCCCAAGGGGTTTCTCTTCCGGTGCTCTGCGGGGAGTTCTACTGCACGCCCCCTCTCGTGTCCGAGGCCATCGACACCGAGGCATACAGCGCCACGGTGTTCAACGGAAGCTACGACGGCAACGGCACCTGGCTGGGAGACGGTGACACCACGCCCTGGGGCGCGAGCCTGACGGCCAAGTAG
- a CDS encoding C40 family peptidase, translated as MLLSTFEAFKAHAHSEGQREACGLIVGEEYIPCRNVAPDMDDFEIHAEDWDAAEDRGTIRAVCHSHPGRSRRETEADLKGCKALGIPWFILGDDGLQRIDPEPIPLVGRVFDYGWSDCYSIVRDYLGDLPDFPREPEFWRAGHSPYEEQFEGLGFRRLDPTEALPGDVLLMRVLSPVVPNHAAIYLGAGWILHHLWGRMSCRELWGPWMSATTHVLRRDR; from the coding sequence ATGCTGCTCTCCACGTTCGAGGCGTTCAAGGCGCATGCCCATTCCGAGGGCCAGCGCGAGGCCTGCGGGCTCATCGTGGGCGAGGAATACATCCCATGCCGCAACGTCGCGCCCGACATGGATGATTTCGAAATCCACGCCGAGGACTGGGACGCCGCCGAGGACCGCGGCACCATCCGGGCCGTCTGCCATTCTCACCCCGGGAGGTCTCGCCGCGAGACCGAGGCGGACCTGAAGGGCTGCAAGGCCCTGGGGATCCCCTGGTTCATCCTCGGGGACGATGGGCTCCAGCGGATCGACCCGGAGCCCATCCCCTTGGTCGGGCGGGTCTTCGACTACGGCTGGAGCGACTGCTACTCCATCGTGCGGGACTACCTCGGGGACCTACCTGATTTCCCGCGTGAGCCCGAGTTCTGGAGGGCGGGCCATTCCCCCTACGAGGAGCAGTTCGAGGGGCTGGGATTCCGCCGGCTGGACCCCACCGAGGCGCTTCCGGGTGACGTCCTGCTCATGCGGGTCCTGTCCCCCGTCGTGCCCAACCATGCCGCCATCTACCTGGGCGCCGGCTGGATCCTCCATCACCTCTGGGGGCGGATGTCCTGCCGCGAGCTGTGGGGACCCTGGATGAGCGCCACGACCCATGTTCTCCGGAGGGATCGATGA
- a CDS encoding phage minor tail protein L — MTARADVQTLNPGAIWEGYVVDASLLGGSVYYLTSALNPLGASVVWQGNTYQPIPIEGDGWEASTNGALPHPTLTVANLDGFISGIVDSFQDLVGAVVTRKRCLIKYLDAANGIPGATPDPTGGFDDEVWVVEQKKAETLESIVFDLVAASDAQGLMLPSRQILTTCTAVYKNTDGSGLCPYTGALATCSHEIPAEGGGCRAHFPTGPLPFGGFPGAIQVMES; from the coding sequence ATGACGGCGCGTGCTGACGTCCAGACCCTCAACCCCGGCGCGATCTGGGAGGGATACGTCGTTGACGCCTCGCTCCTGGGGGGCTCGGTCTACTACCTGACCTCCGCGCTCAACCCGCTGGGGGCCTCGGTGGTGTGGCAGGGCAACACCTACCAGCCCATCCCGATCGAGGGTGACGGTTGGGAGGCCAGCACCAACGGGGCGCTACCCCACCCCACGCTGACGGTCGCCAACCTGGACGGGTTCATCTCCGGCATCGTGGACAGTTTCCAGGATCTCGTCGGGGCTGTCGTGACCCGGAAGCGGTGCCTGATCAAGTACCTCGACGCCGCGAACGGGATCCCCGGGGCAACCCCGGACCCGACCGGCGGGTTCGATGATGAGGTCTGGGTCGTGGAGCAGAAGAAGGCCGAGACCCTGGAGAGCATCGTTTTCGACCTCGTGGCCGCATCCGACGCCCAGGGGCTCATGCTCCCCTCGCGGCAGATCCTCACGACCTGCACGGCGGTCTACAAGAACACAGACGGGTCCGGCCTCTGCCCCTACACGGGTGCGCTGGCGACATGCAGCCATGAGATCCCTGCGGAAGGAGGCGGCTGCCGCGCCCATTTCCCCACCGGTCCCCTCCCGTTCGGGGGGTTCCCCGGAGCTATCCAGGTGATGGAGTCCTGA